One genomic window of Pocillopora verrucosa isolate sample1 chromosome 8, ASM3666991v2, whole genome shotgun sequence includes the following:
- the LOC131769827 gene encoding uncharacterized protein has product MSTVAQCVSGFGQGADTSAVLTNRSKYITIIADEPYFSRHSRCNTFPQARHRKGTRPMHKSTLTYEVKPVKTSYVSCMKSNFSGQKNLQPSRRPPPYPSQHTSHFSIGIVPGHDLDTHSRKTFVRHHTSPAKEIHEDNIRWNRQMAGIDMIQSTRQQGSQEMNFSTTYCNVHDLLGRQQGPGVRRIPTIPYSYNIITGEPQSSQLGDDLKLISGNRILSSARQSDGEQSILG; this is encoded by the exons ATGTCTACAGTGGCACAATGTGTCTCTGGCTTCGGCCAGGGAGCAGACACATCCGCCGTGCTTACAAATCGTTCAAAATACATCACCATTATAGCAGATGAGCCGTATTTTTCGCGGCATTCAAGATGTAATACTTTTCCACAAGCGCGACATAGGAAGGGAACCAGACCAATGCACAAATCCACGCTAACTTACGAAGTAAAACCAGTTAAGACTTCGTATGTCAGCTGTATGAAGTCG AACTTTTCTGGACAAAAGAATTTACAACCTAGTAGGAGACCTCCTCCTTACCCATCTCAGCACACATCACACTTCAGTATTGGAATTGTACCAGGACACGACCTTGATACACACTCTAGGAAGACATTTGTGAGGCATCATACTAGTCCA GCCAAAGAAATCCATGAGGATAACATCAGATGGAACAGACAGATGGCAGGAATTGATATGATTCAATCAACAAGACAGCAAGGTTCTCAGGAG ATGAACTTCTCAACCACTTATTGCAATGTGCATGATTTACTTGGAAGACAACAAGGCCCTGGGGTTAGGAGAATTCCAACAATTCCTTATTCTTATAACATCATCACAG GTGAGCCTCAGTCAAGTCAGTTGGGAGATGACTTAAAACTCATATCTGGGAACAGAATTCTGAGCAGTGCTCGGCAAAGTGATGGAGAACAGTCTATTCTTGGATAG